A DNA window from Miscanthus floridulus cultivar M001 unplaced genomic scaffold, ASM1932011v1 fs_225_1_2, whole genome shotgun sequence contains the following coding sequences:
- the LOC136530875 gene encoding transcription factor bHLH139-like yields the protein MEAGGLITEVGWTEFDFLSHGEESEVMAQLLGAFPSHGEEGQHDLPWPDQASNAYSGSIPPACEGYYFFSNSNEALGISSCTAPADALGSVQEEHGAAEFLNVAANHSFNCYGNGDPSCQDLDDPSISMLGSVSATTNKSKRKHMAEEHDGHTQTRGRKCARNVGETKRAKNAKKSGDEDSSMAIPNGSPTSCCTSDSDSNASLESADTDARRPKGKGRAGRGATTEPQSIYARKRRERINERLKILQNLVPNGTKVDISTMLEDAVHYVKFLQLQIRLLSSDDTWMYAPIAYNGMNIGIDLNMDR from the exons ATGGAGGCTGGAGGGCTGATCACCGAGGTCGGTTGGACCGAGTTCGACTTCCTGTCGCACGGCGAGGAGTCGGAGGTGATGGCGCAGCTGCTCGGTGCCTTCCCCTCCCATGGCGAGGAAGGTCAGCATGACCTGCCTTGGCCTGATCAAGCTTCCAATGCATACAGTGGCAGTATCCCACCTGCATGTGAGGGCTACTATTTTTTTAGTAACTCAAATGAGGCCCTTGGGATCAGCTCCTGCACTGCACCAGCGGATGCCCTGGGCTCAGTGCAGGAGGAGCATGGTGCAGCTGAGTTTCTGAATGTGGCTGCAAACCATTCCTTCAACTGTTATGGGAATGGTGATCCGAGCTGTCAGGATCTGGATGATCCGAGCATCAGTATGCTTGGCTCAGTAAGTGCCACGACAAACAAGAGCAAGAGGAAGCACATGGCAGAAGAGCACGATGGCCACACCCAAACAAGA GGGCGGAAATGCGCGCGGAATGTTGGTGAAACTAAGCGAGCCAAGAACGCCAAGAAGAGTGGAGACGAAGACTCCAGCATGGCCATCCCAAATGGAAGCCCGACGAGCTGCTGCACCTCTGACAGCGATTCGAATGCCTCTCTGGAGTCTGCAGACACCGATGCTCGTCGCCCCAAAGGCAAGGGCCGGGCAGGCCGTGGCGCGACGACTGAACCCCAGAGCATCTATGCAAGG AAGAGGAGGGAAAGGATCAACGAGAGGCTGAAGATCCTGCAGAACCTGGTGCCCAACGGGACCAAGGTGGACATCAGCACCATGCTTGAGGACGCAGTCCACTACGTCAAGTTCCTGCAGCTCCAGATCAGG CTCCTGAGCTCTGACGACACGTGGATGTATGCGCCCATCGCGTACAACGGGATGAACATCGGGATCGATCTCAACATGGACAGATGA
- the LOC136530877 gene encoding adenine phosphoribosyltransferase 1 gives MLFLQCQQPRVPSPSASAPPFRPRVSVAAPLSVRVTGGRRAQAVVAMASADARLAGIASSIRVIPDFPKPGIMFQDITTLLLDPKAFRDTIDLFVERYKDQRITVVAGVEARGFIFGPPIALAIGAKFVPLRKPKKLPGEVISEEYSLEYGTDKIEMHVGAVQANDRALVVDDLIATGGTLCAAVKLIERVGAKVVECACVIELPELKGRDKLGDRPIFVLVEADA, from the exons ATGCTCTTCCTCCAGTGCCAGCAGCCTCGCGTCCCGTCCCCGTCCGCGTCGGCGCCGCCTTTCCGTCCCCGCGTCAGCGTCGCGGCTCCACTGAGCGTGCGCGTCACCGGCGGGAGGCGAGCGCAGGCGGTGGTGGCGATGGCGTCCGCCGACGCGCGCTTGGCGGGGATCGCCTCCTCCATCCGCGTCATCCCCGACTTCCCCAAGCCAG GGATCATGTTCCAGGACATCACGACGTTGCTACTCGACCCCAAGGCGTTCCGTGACACCATCGACCTCTTTGTTGAGAGGTACAAGGACCAAAGGATCACTGTAGTTGCTG GTGTTGAAGCTAGAGGGTTCATTTTCGGTCCTCCTATCGCTTTAGCCATCGGTGCAAAATTTGTACCTTTGAGAAAGCCAAAGAAGTTGCCAG GCGAGGTGATCTCCGAAGAGTATTCTTTGGAATACGGAACTGACAAGATAGAAATGCATGTTGGAGCTGTACAGGCCAACGATCGGGCTCTTGTAGTCGATGATCTTATTGCCACTGGTGGGACACTCTGTGCAGCTGTCAAACTTATTG AACGTGTTGGAGCAAAGGTTGTTGAGTGTGCTTGTGTCATTGAATTGCCAGAACTGAAG GGCCGAGACAAACTTGGGGACAGGCCAATTTTTGTCCTTGTGGAAGCAGACGCTTGA